One window of the Perca flavescens isolate YP-PL-M2 chromosome 5, PFLA_1.0, whole genome shotgun sequence genome contains the following:
- the med27 gene encoding mediator of RNA polymerase II transcription subunit 27, with protein MADVVNVGVNLDAFSHAISGIQALRSSVSRVFESLKDGMKNRETLEGREKQFIAEFQDNLQAVNRDLNELERLSGLVGRPSESHPLHNSGLLSLDPVQDKTPLYSQLLQAYKWSNKLQYHAGLASSLLNQQSLKRSANQMGASAKRRPKVQPSTLVLPPQYVDDVISRIGRMFPDMTIELFRPNGTSAVLLVTLGKVLKAIVVMRSLFIDRTIVRGFNENVYSEDGKLDIWTKSQYQVFQKVTDHATTALLHYQLPQMPDVVVRSFMTWLRSYIKLFQSPCQRCGRFLQDGLPPTWRDFRTLEAFHDTCRM; from the exons ATGGCGGACGTGGTGAATGTTGGGGTGAATCTGGACGCTTTCTCTCACGCTATCAGCGGCATCCAGGCGCTCCGTTCTAGCGTGAGCCGCGTGTTCGAGTCCCTGAAAGATGGCATGAAGAACCGCGAGACCTTGGAGGGCCGCGAGAAGCAGTTTATAGCCGAGTTCCAGGACAACCTGCAGGCAGTCAACAGAGACCTGAA tgagTTGGAGCGTCTGAGCGGTCTGGTGGGTCGTCCCTCTGAGTCTCATCCTCTCCATAACAGCGGGCTGCTGAGTCTGGATCCCGTTCAGGACAAAACCCCGCTATACTCTCAGCTGCTGCAGGCCTACAAGTGGTCCAACAAG ttgcaGTACCATGCCGGTTTGGCCTCCAGTTTGTTGAATCAACAGTCACTCAAACGATCGGCCAACCAGATGGGAGCTTCAGCCAAGAGACGACCCAAAGTCCAGCCCAGTACTCTGGTACTTCCTCCTCA GTACGTGGACGACGTCATCTCTCGGATCGGCAGGATGTTTCCTGATATGACCATCGAGCTGTTCAGACCCAACGGGACGTCGGCTGTGCTGCtg GTGACCCTGGGGAAAGTGTTGAAGGCCATCGTCGTGATGCGTTCGCTGTTCATTGACAGAACTATTGTTCGAGGTTTCAACGAGAACGTTTACAGCGAGGACGGaaag CTGGACATATGGACCAAGTCTCAGTATCAGGTGTTCCAGAAG GTAACGGACCATGCCACTACTGCCCTGCTACACTACCAGCTGCCCCAGATGCCCGACGTCGTCGTCCGCTCCTTCATG ACCTGGCTGCGGAGCTACATTAAACTCTTCCAGTCTCCGTGTCAGCGCTGCGGTCGTTTCCTGCAGGACGGACTTCCTCCAACGTGGAGGGACTTTAGGACCCTGGAGGCCTTTCACGACACCTGtcgcatgtaa